In Anguilla rostrata isolate EN2019 chromosome 1, ASM1855537v3, whole genome shotgun sequence, a genomic segment contains:
- the LOC135235707 gene encoding uncharacterized protein LOC135235707: MMMAMMMMKAMMMMTKMMITSARLFRRLDIDTVSVTTGVPDMWRIVSSLPPFVQFESGAPVMLEGDLVKMSCPPLLPVNNYVWSYLNRSSGVVREIGYDQRLPPRIATMGDSGQYSCTAIFLTGAVAQFHTELTVLERLLSPSVVVSSQGSVVLEGSGLVTLKCVPTSGPSLITWSWNKLGGAEPQKVGAEQTLTLRRIGDSGVYECQARTSTLNLTQVNSSLPHQVNIIPSPVGLPVGMAALALGLLCLFLLLLLGVWVFLHRGTKPMALDKLSHDPPPRVSHCSGLPGPGMELKDSSRPTESEVYMNCKTAGEAYTDLNHYDMSEENTYDCLS; the protein is encoded by the exons ATGATGATggccatgatgatgatgaaggccatgatgatgatgacaaagaTGATGATCACATCTGCAAGACTTTTTAGAA GACTCGATATAGACACTGTCA GTGTGACGACAGGTGTGCCCGACATGTGGCGCATTGTTTCCAGCCTGCCTCCCTTCGTGCAGTTTGAAAGTGGGGCTCCTGTAATGCTGGAGGGGGACCTGGTCAAAATGTCCTGTCCACCCCTTCTCCCTGTGAATAATTATGTCTGGAGCTACCTGAACCGGTCCTCGGGTGTGGTGAGAGAGATTGGATACGACCAGAGGCTTCCCCCAAGGATCGCCACGATGGGGGACTCTGGACAGTAcagctgcacagctattttcttAACTGGAGCAGTGGCACAGTTTCACACTGAACTGACTGTGCTTG AGCGGCTTCTCTCACCCTCGGTGGTGGTCAGCTCCCAGGGCTCCGTGGTATTAGAGGGGAGTGGCCTCGTCACCTTGAAGTGCGTGCCCAcctctggcccctccctcaTCACCTGGAGCTGGAACAAgctgggaggggcggagcctcagaAGGTGGGGGCGGAGCAGACGCTGACTCTGAGAAGGATAGGGGACAGTGGGGTCTATGAGTGCCAGGCTCGCACTTCCACCCTGAACCTCACTCAAGTAAACAGCAGCCTGCCTCACCAGGTGAACATCATCCCCTCACCAg TGGGTCTCCCAGTTGGCATGGCTGCCCTGGCCCTGGGCCTCCTCTGcctgttcctcctgctcctgctgggcGTCTGGGTCTTCTTGCACAGAGGGACCAAGCCCATGGCTCTCGACAAGCTGTCCCACGACCCCCCACCCAGAG tcTCTCATTGTTCAGGATTGCCCGGACCAGGAATGGAATTGAA GGACAGCTCCCGACCGACTGAGAGCGAGGTTTACATGAACTGCAAGACCGCAGGGGAGGCCTACACCGACCTGAACCACTACGACATGTCTGAGGAGAACACCTACGACTGCCTGTCCTGA